CGCACAAAAATCGTTTGATGCTGATGCTCAAGGGTTCGATCCAGCTCTGCCTGGTCCCGGAACTCGCGCTCAATTTCGACTTGATGCCGGTAGATTTCCTGGCCCGTTTTATCGCCTTCCATACCAGCCGTTATCAGCCGGACCAAGCGGTGTTCAACCTGGGAAACCTACGTCGCGTCCTTTCGCGAAACCCGCCGGGAATTTTCCATGGCCAGCATCGCTGCCTGGCAACAGCAATTGGGCCGGGTCGACAGCGACAACGCGCTGTTCGGCGTGCTGGGTTTCTACCTCAACGGCTTCGAAGAGGACATCGGCGATATCTCGATGATTGGCCACGCCAACGCCTTGGCCAACGTTCGACAGATGGGTGCGCGCTACCCGGAAAAATCCCCGCAACACGCTGGGCGTGGCGAATCTGTGGGCGGCGATGCAAGTGCATCACGTTGATTCAGGCAGGTCTGTTGCCACTTGGAGCATCATCGCCGAACCGGCACGGGGCGATGACGAAGCGCTACCGGGGTTTAAGGATTTCGTTCAGGACTTCGCCGATGAGGCAATGAGCAATGTGCGTAAGTTGTTTGCGTAGGCATCGAGTTAACCCCTATCGGGTAAACTCGCGCCCATAAAAAAGCCAGTCACTGAATACAGTGACTGGCTTTTTACGTGTACGGAATTTGGCATCCGCAGAACGACAAAACCCCTGTCAGCTTTCGCAGACAGGGGTTTCGGAATTCAATCTTGACGATGACCTACTCTCACATGGGGAAACCCCACACTACCATCGGCGATGCATCGTTTCACTTCTGAGTTCGGGATGGGATCAGGTGGTTCCAATGCTCTATGGTCGTCAAGAAATTCTGTTTGCCGGACCGTCTGTAGCGACGTGCCAGCGAATTCTTGATGCTTCTACTCTAAAGACAAAACCCCAACTGCTTTCGCAATTGGGGTTTCGGAATTTAATCTTGACGATGACCTACTCTCACATGGGGAAACCCCACACTACCATCGGCGATGCATCGTTTCACTGCTGAGTTCGGGATGGGATCAGGTGGTTCCAATGCTCTATGGTCGTCAAGAAATTCGGGTACTGAGTCGTGACCAAATGGCCTCGCTTCAGCAAATTGGGTATGTGACAGCGGTCGGTATTTTGTAAGCGTCGAACTTTCGGTTCGTTTCGTCTTCACACACCGCAATCTGGTCTCGTTCGTCATTTCAACGAGGAGGATCAAATTGCTTGGGTGTTATATGGTCAAGCCTCACGGGCAATTAGTATTGGTTAGCTCAACGCCTCACAGCGCTTACACACCCAACCTATCAACGTCGTAGTCTTCGACGGCCCTTCAGGGGACTCAAGGTCCCAGTGAGATCTCATCTTGAGGCTAGTTTCCCGCTTAGATGCTTTCAGCGGTTATCTATTCCGAACATAGCTACCCGGCAATGCCACTGGCGTGACAACCGGAACACCAGAGGTTCGTCCACTCCGGTCCTCTCGTACTAGGAGCAGCCCCTCTCAAATCTCAAACGTCCACGGCAGATAGGGACCGAACTGTCTCACGACGTTCTAAACCCAGCTCGCGTACCACTTTAAATGGCGAACAGCCATACCCTTGGGACCGGCTTCAGCCCCAGGATGTGATGAGCCGACATCGAGGTGCCAAACACCGCCGTCGATATGAACTCTTGGGCGGTATCAGCCTGTTATCCCCGGAGTACCTTTTATCCGTTGAGCGATGGCCCTTCCATACAGAACCACCGGATCACTAAGACCTACTTTCGTACCTGCTCGACGTGTCTGTCTCGCAGTCAAGCGCGCTTTTGCCTTTATACTCTACGACCGATTTCCGACCGGTCTGAGCGCACCTTCGTACTCCTCCGTTACTCTTTAGGAGGAGACCGCCCCAGTCAAACTACCCACCATACACTGTCCTCGATCCGGATAACGGACCTGAGTTAGAACCTCAAAGTTGCCAGGGTGGTATTTCAAGGATGGCTCCACGCGAACTGGCGTCCACGCTTCAAAGCCTCCCACCTATCCTACACAAGCAAATTCAAAGTCCAGTGCAAAGCTATAGTAAAGGTTCACGGGGTCTTTCCGTCTAGCCGCGGATACACTGCATCTTCACAGCGATTTCAATTTCACTGAGTCTCGGGTGGAGACAGCGCCGCCATCGTTACGCCATTCGTGCAGGTCGGAACTTACCCGACAAGGAATTTCGCTACCTTAGGACCGTTATAGTTACGGCCGCCGTTTACCGGGGCTTCGATCAAGAGCTTCGCGTTAGCTAACCCCATCAATTAACCTTCCGGCACCGGGCAGGCGTCACACCCTATACGTCCACTTTCGTGTTTGCAGAGTGCTGTGTTTTTAATAAACAGTCGCAGCGGCCTGGTATCTTCGACCGGCGTGGGCTTACGCAGTAAATGCTTCACCCTCACCGGCGCACCTTCTCCCGAAGTTACGGTGCCATTTTGCCTAGTTCCTTCACCCGAGTTCTCTCAAGCGCCTTGGTATTCTCTACCCAACCACCTGTGTCGGTTTGGGGTACGGTTCCTGGTTACCTGAAGCTTAGAAGCTTTTCTTGGAAGCATGGCATCAACCACTTCGTCACCCAAAGGGTAACTCGTCATCAGCTCTCGGCCTTAGAATCCCGGATTTACCTAAGATTCCAGCCTACCACCTTAAACTTGGACAACCAACGCCAAGCTGGCCTAGCCTTCTCCGTCCCTCCATCGCAATAACCAGAAGTACAGGAATATTAACCTGTTTTCCATCGACTACGCTTTTCAGCCTCGCCTTAGGGACCGACTAACCCTGCGTCGATTAACGTTGCGCAGGAAACCTTGGTCTTTCGGCGTGGGTGTTTTTCACACCCATTGTCGTTACTCATGTCAGCATTCGCACTTCTGATACCTCCAGCAAGCTTCTCAACTCACCTTCACAGGCTTACAGAACGCTCCTCTACCGCATCACCTAAGTGATACCCGTAGCTTCGGTGTATGGTTTGAGCCCCGTTACATCTTCCGCGCAGGCCGACTCGACTAGTGAGCTATTACGCTTTCTTTAAAGGGTGGCTGCTTCTAAGCCAACCTCCTAGCTGTCTAAGCCTTCCCACATCGTTTCCCACTTAACCATAACTTTGGGACCTTAGCTGACGGTCTGGGTTGTTTCCCTTTTCACGACGGACGTTAGCACCCGCCGTGTGTCTCCCATGCTCGGCACTTGTAGGTATTCGGAGTTTGCATCGGTTTGGTAAGTCGGGATGACCCCCTAGCCGAAACAGTGCTCTACCCCCTACAGTGATACATGAGGCGCTACCTAAATAGCTTTCGAGGAGAACCAGCTATCTCCGAGCTTGATTAGCCTTTCACTCCGATCCACAGGTCATCCGCTAACTTTTCAACGGTAGTCGGTTCGGTCCTCCAGTCAGTGTTACCTAACCTTCAACCTGCCCATGGATAGATCGCCCGGTTTCGGGTCTATTCCCAGCGACTAGACGCCCTATTAAGACTCGCTTTCGCTACGCCTCCCCTATTCGGTTAAGCTCGCCACTGAAAATAAGTCGCTGACCCATTATACAAAAGGTACGCAGTCACCCAACAAAGTGGGCTCCCACTGCTTGTACGCATACGGTTTCAGGATCTATTTCACTCCCCTCTCCGGGGTTCTTTTCGCCTTTCCCTCACGGTACTAGTTCACTATCGGTCAGTCAGTAGTATTTAGCCTTGGAGGATGGTCCCCCCATATTCAGACAAAGTTTCTCGTGCTCCGTCCTACTCGATTTCATGACTAAGAGATTTTCGCGTACAGGGCTATCACCCACTATGGCCGCACTTTCCAGAGCGTTCCGCTAATCTCAAAGCCACTTAAGGGCTAGTCCCCGTTCGCTCGCCACTACTAAGGGAATCTCGGTTGATTTCTTTTCCTCAGGGTACTTAGATGTTTCAGTTCCCCTGGTTCGCCTCTTGCACCTATGTATTCAGTACAAGATAACCATCTTATGATGGCTGGGTTCCCCCATTCAGACATCTCCGGATCAAAGTCTGTTTGCCGACTCCCCGAAGCTTTTCGCAGGCTACCACGTCTTTCATCGCCTCTGACTGCCAAGGCATCCACCGTATGCGCTTCTTCACTTGACCATATAACCCCAAGCAATCTGGTTATACTGTGAAGACGACATTCGCCGAAAATTCGAATTTCTCAACTAAGAGAACTCACAAATTTTACCTTAGCCTGATCCGTTACCAGTGAAAGTAACGTCCAGTCTATCTTTCTATCACATACCCAAATTTTTAAAGAACGAACTAGTCAAAGACTAGAAATCAACATTCATCATCACAGCGATGGAATGCTCATTTCTAAGCTTTCTTACTAACAGAAGCAGTAGTGGTGGAGCCAAACGGGATCGAACCGTTGACCTCCTGCGTGCAAGGCAGGCGCTCTCCCAGCTGAGCTATGGCCCCGTATTTCTACAGGCGTTTCCCACACAAAATTGGTGGGTCTGGGCAGATTCGAACTGCCGACCTCACCCTTATCAGGGGTGCGCTCTAACCAACTGAGCTACAGACCCAATTTCGGGCTGCTTCTTTCGTCTTCTTCAATGAATCAAGCAATTCGTGTGGGAGCTCATGGAGCAGCTGAGTCGTCGATTAAGGAGGTGATCCAGCCGCAGGTTCCCCTACGGCTACCTTGTTACGACTTCACCCCAGTCATGAATCACACCGTGGTAACCGTCCTCCCGAAGGTTAGACTAGCTACTTCTGGTGCAACCCACTCCCATGGTGTGACGGGCGGTGTGTACAAGGCCCGGGAACGTATTCACCGCGACATTCTGATTCGCGATTACTAGCGATTCCGACTTCACGCAGTCGAGTTGCAGACTGCGATCCGGACTACGATCGGTTTTATGGGATTAGCTCCACCTCGCGGCTTGGCAACCCTCTGTACCGACCATTGTAGCACGTGTGTAGCCCAGGCCGTAAGGGCCATGATGACTTGACGTCATCCCCACCTTCCTCCGGTTTGTCACCGGCAGTCTCCTTAGAGTGCCCACCATAACGTGCTGGTAACTAAGGACAAGGGTTGCGCTCGTTACGGGACTTAACCCAACATCTCACGACACGAGCTGACGACAGCCATGCAGCACCTGTCTCAATGTTCCCGAAGGCACCAATCCATCTCTGGAAAGTTCATTGGATGTCAAGGCCTGGTAAGGTTCTTCGCGTTGCTTCGAATTAAACCACATGCTCCACCGCTTGTGCGGGCCCCCGTCAATTCATTTGAGTTTTAACCTTGCGGCCGTACTCCCCAGGCGGTCAACTTAATGCGTTAGCTGCGCCACTAAGAGCTCAAGGCTCCCAACGGCTAGTTGACATCGTTTACGGCGTGGACTACCAGGGTATCTAATCCTGTTTGCTCCCCACGCTTTCGCACCTCAGTGTCAGTATCAGTCCAGGTGGTCGCCTTCGCCACTGGTGTTCCTTCCTATATCTACGCATTTCACCGCTACACAGGAAATTCCACCACCCTCTACCATACTCTAGCTCGTCAGTTTTGAATGCAGTTCCCAGGTTGAGCCCGGGGCTTTCACATCCAACTTAACGAACCACCTACGCGCGCTTTACGCCCAGTAATTCCGATTAACGCTTGCACCCTCTGTATTACCGCGGCTGCTGGCACAGAGTTAGCCGGTGCTTATTCTGTCGGTAACGTCAAAACAGCAAAGTATTAATTTACTGCCCTTCCTCCCAACTTAAAGTGCTTTACAATCCGAAGACCTTCTTCACACACGCGGCATGGCTGGATCAGGCTTTCGCCCATTGTCCAATATTCCCCACTGCTGCCTCCCGTAGGAGTCTGGACCGTGTCTCAGTTCCAGTGTGACTGATCATCCTCTCAGACCAGTTACGGATCGTCGCCTTGGTGAGCCATTACCTCACCAACTAGCTAATCCGACCTAGGCTCATCTGATAGCGCAAGGCCCGAAGGTCCCCTGCTTTCTCCCGTAGGACGTATGCGGTATTAGCGTTCCTTTCGAAACGTTGTCCCCCACTACCAGGCAGATTCCTAGGCATTACTCACCCGTCCGCCGCTGAATCAGAGAGCAAGCTCTCTTCATCCGCTCGACTTGCATGTGTTAGGCCTGCCGCCAGCGTTCAATCTGAGCCATGATCAAACTCTTCAGTTCAAACATCTTTGGGTTTTGAGAAAACCCTAAACTTGGCTCAGCAATCGTTGGTTACATCTTTGATTTCTCGCGGAGTAACTTGTGATGCTGATAATCTGTTGACTAGCAGTCTGACCCCACAAGCACCCACACGAATTGCTTGATTCAGTTGTTAAAGAGCGGTTGGTTAAGAGCTTTCGTCTCAACCGAGGCGCGCATTCTACAGCAGCCTCATTTGCTGTCAAGTGATTATTTTCAGAAGCTTTCAAGGAATCCTTAACAACTTCAACCACTTGCGCTTCCGATCTCTCGTCAGCGGGAGGCGAATTCTACAGCGTTATACGCTGCTGTCAACACCTCTTTTTCAACTTCCTTCTGGCTTCGATGACCTGAAGCAACCTACTGCCGAAAACTGCGCAACTCATTGTTTACCAAGGAGTTTTCCGTTTCGACTGCGCCGGAAGTGGGGCGAATTATAGACACCTGAGATCTGCCGTCAAGCACTGATTTTGGTTTTCTATCAATTACTTACGAAAGGCTAAAAAATGCCTCGCTGCTATATAGAAACAGGAGCAATACCTCTTTCTATATATAGAAAGGAATGCTTAGAGAACTCCAGACTCTTTAAAAGCCGCCACCACACCTGCATCCAGACCCAACACTCGCTGCAGAACCTCCAGCGTATGCTCGCCCAACAACGGAGGCGCATTGCGGTACTCCACTGGAGTCTCGGACAGACGAATCGGGCTTGCTACTTGCGGCACCAACCCAGCCAACGCATGCGGCAGCTCGATCGCCAACCCTCGCGACTTGACCTGAGGATCGTTAAACATCTGGGCAAGGTCATTGATAGGCCCGCAAGGCACTCCCGCCTGCTCCAGCTTTACCACCCACTCAGCGGTGGTCTTGAACACGGTTGCCTGACGAATCAGTGGAATGAGTACTGCCCGGTTAGCCACCCGCAGCTTGTTGGTCGCGAAGCGCGGATCATCTGCCCACTGTGGCTGTTCAGCCACTTCCGCAAACTTACGGAACTGTCCGTCATTTCCCACAGTAAGGATGAAGTCGCCATCCGCCGTAGGAAAATCCTGATACGGCACAATATTCGGATGTGCATTGCCCAAGCGCTTGGGCGCAGTGCCTGTAGTCAGATAGTTCATCGCCTGGTTGGCCAGGCACGCTACCTGGACATCCAGCAGCGCCATATCAATGTGCTGACCACCTCCGTCATGATCCCGATGCGCAAGCGCCGCCAGAATCGCCACCGTCGAATAGAGCCCGGTCAAAATGTCAGTCAGCGCCACGCCAACTTTCACAGGACCCGCACCCTCTTCACCTTCCGGTCGACCTGTCAGACTCATGAGGCCGC
The Pseudomonas sp. MYb327 DNA segment above includes these coding regions:
- a CDS encoding CaiB/BaiF CoA-transferase family protein → MGALSHLRVLDLSRVLAGPWAGQILADLGAEVIKVERPGNGDDTRAWGPPFLKDAYGENTSEAAYYLSANRNKQSVTIDFTRPEGQKLVRELASKSDILIENFKVGGLAAYGLDYESLRAINPDLIYCSITGFGQTGPYAKRAGYDFMIQGLGGLMSLTGRPEGEEGAGPVKVGVALTDILTGLYSTVAILAALAHRDHDGGGQHIDMALLDVQVACLANQAMNYLTTGTAPKRLGNAHPNIVPYQDFPTADGDFILTVGNDGQFRKFAEVAEQPQWADDPRFATNKLRVANRAVLIPLIRQATVFKTTAEWVVKLEQAGVPCGPINDLAQMFNDPQVKSRGLAIELPHALAGLVPQVASPIRLSETPVEYRNAPPLLGEHTLEVLQRVLGLDAGVVAAFKESGVL